One window of Oryza brachyantha chromosome 12, ObraRS2, whole genome shotgun sequence genomic DNA carries:
- the LOC102722064 gene encoding uncharacterized protein LOC102722064 isoform X3, whose protein sequence is MPSRGGILHRSILSSTYGVGCFLLFVPRFLPPGIFPNRIISCATIFPFYISLLIPALQCRCCFSRASAHCFFPDFPGCALGLLPLPHHIFFWGSEGGSLASLGCCSLSYHMDPSRFTRICPQSRPYVDGSSSSVANGRPESTGGWSCTIDEPSSSNCSARGSAPTGSSSAIGDHFCPIVPACVARMNRKKRQTARRARLILRQGPVPHSLSMRATCFVPKEYMQVLKATYLDRFYYGGPDYECNHCAVLFWYQERVVSQSSHRAQRISYNLCCRAGKISLPAPKPFPPILQDLIRFDGTSRSNSFMQLIRQYNSLFAFTSLGANIDNNINTGNGPYVFRINGVVHHRIGSLIPAAGQRPEYAQLYIYDTSHELQNRLNIFDRTDNTGDVPDPAIVQELISMLDQCNPLVQQFRLARDRLLFPSAPEVAIKLIGSGHSQSDRYSLPTASELAALIIPGASCEASKFDVIVQKNSGQLCQLSPIHPALLSLQYPLLFPYGDVGFHIGIKHKEVDDQPPDARDEVSMLEYYRYHSHYRKGEPNPFTCCGQLSDQLAVNGFSCIETSRLTFHSLNQTKLRSETHQGIADAVGRGDSEGKDVGTKVILPSSFTGGRRYMVQNYHDSMAICRSYGPQICSTFTCNPKWPEIIEAIRFEPGQKPSDRSDMVTRVYHMKLDEYIASIKSGEAFGPIQAVVYTVEFQKRGLPHSHTLTWLTAQFEEPSLAFIDNLICAEIPDITTDMFGFGLVDEFMIHGSCGEHNPSCPCMKDGRCSKGYPKQLCDATTIDDDGYPIYRRRNDGRYVVKNGVPLDNRWVVPYNPALLKKFQAHINVKWCNKTYLVKYLFKYVNKGGDSAMFTFRQNTSEGAGAHSANNGGIDEIMQYIKSRYLSTCESFWRLYGFEIHGRTPSVARLVVHLPNMQFMTYHEEADLGEVMEDPDSSRTMLTEWFVANKRHIFARGLTYCLFPSKFSCDPNKKVWTKRRRGTKIGRLRHIHPSSGEPFYLRMLLML, encoded by the exons ATGCCGAGTAGGGGAGGTATTCTGCATCGCTCTATTCTTTCTTCCACATACGGCGTTGGTTGCTTCTTGCTCTTTGTTCCTCGGTTTCTCCCACCTGGTATTTTCCCTAATCGCATCATCTCGTGTGCTACGATCTTTCCGTTCTATATCTCCCTCTTGATTCCCGCACTGCAATGTCGATGTTGTTTCAGTCGTGCGTCTGCTCACTGTTTTTTCCCCGATTTTCCAGGTTGTGCGCTTGGATTGCTGCCTCTCCCGCATCACATTTTCTTTTGGGGGAGCGAGGGGGGCAGCCTTGCCTCCCTCGGCTGCTGCTCGCTGAG CTACCACATGGACCCATCCAGATTCACTCGCATCTGCCCGCAAAGCCGTCCATATG TAGATGGGTCCTCATCATCTGTTGCCAACGGGCGCCCAGAGTCGACAGGTGGTTGGTCCTGCACCATAG ATGAGCCATCATCCTCCAACTGTTCTGCTAGGGGCTCAGCTCCCACAGGTTCATCCTCCGCCATAG GAGATCATTTTTGCCCAATAGTACCAGCGTGTGTTGCTCGCATGAACCGGAAAAAAAGACAGACCGCTAGGAGAGCGCGCCTTATTTTGCGACAAG GACCTGTGCCGCATTCGCTCTCCATGAGGGCCACATGTTTCGTGCCAAAGGAATACATGCAAGTTCTTAAAG CTACGTACCTAGATCGTTTCTACTATGGTGGCCCTGACTATGAGTGCAATCATTGTGCTGTGTTATTTTGGTACCAAGAGAGAGTTGTTAGCCAGAGCTCGCACAGAGCTCAGAGGATTTCatacaatttgtgttgtcGTGCTGGGAAGATCTCCTTACCTGCACCTAAGCCTTTTCCTCCTATCCTACAAGACTTGATTCGTTTTGATGGCACTTCCCGTTCCAACTCTTTCATGCAGCTCATTAGGCAATATAATTCATTATTTGCATTCACATCACTTGGGGCTAACATTGACAACAACATAAACACTGGTAATGGGCCTTATGTTTTTCGTATCAATGGCGTTGTCCATCATAGAATAGGCTCTCTTATTCCTGCTGCTGGGCAGCGGCCGGAGTATGCCCAGCTATACATATATGACACCAGCCATGAGCTCCAGAATAGGCTTAATATTTTTGACCGCACAGATAATACTGGAGATGTCCCTGACCCTGCTATTGTACAGGAGCTTATCTCTATGCTTGACCAGTGCAATCCTCTTGTGCAACAGTTCCGCCTTGCTCGAGACAGATTGCTCTTTCCAAGTGCTCCTGAGGTTGCTATCAAGCTCATTGGTTCAGGACATTCTCAAAGTGACCGCTATAGTCTTCCAACCGCCTCTGAGTTGGCGGCACTGATCATACCTGGTGCATCTTGTGAGGCGTCAAAGTTTGACGTCATTGTGCAGAAAAATTCAGGTCAGTTATGTCAGTTGTCACCCATTCATCCAGCCCTTTTGTCACTGCAGTACCCACTTCTATTCCCGTATGGTGATGTGGGCTTCCATATTGGTATTAAGCATAAAGAGGTAGATGATCAGCCACCTGATGCTCGCGATGAAGTATCGATGCTTGAGTACTATCGATACCACTCCCACTACCGAAAGGGTGAGCCAAATCCATTCACCTGCTGTGGTCAGCTCTCTGATCAGCTCGCCGTGAATGGTTTCTCATGTATAGAAACATCTCGGCTCACATTCCATTCCCTGAACCAGACAAAGCTTCGCTCTGAGACACATCAAGGTATAGCTGATGCTGTTGGTAGGGGAGATAGTGAAGGCAAAGATGTCGGTACCAAGGTAATTCTGCCATCAAGTTTCACCGGGGGGAGGCGATACATGGTGCAGAACTACCATGATTCAATGGCCATCTGTCGTTCTTACGGTCCTCAGATATGCTCTACTTTCACCTGCAATCCTAAATGGCCAGAGATTATTGAAGCTATTCGTTTTGAGCCAGGCCAAAAACCAAGTGATAGAAGTGATATGGTAACACGTGTTTATCATATGAAGTTAGATGAGTACATTGCATCTATTAAGAGTGGGGAGGCCTTTGGTCCCATACAGGCTG TTGTATACACTGTTGAGTTCCAGAAAAGAGGGTTGCCGCATTCCCATACATTAACATGGCTCACGGCTCAATTTGAAGAACCTTCGCTTGCATTCATTGACAACTTGATATGTGCTGAGATACCGGATATAACAACCGACATGTTTGGGTTTGGTCTTGTTGATGAATTCATGATACATGGCTCATGTGGTGAGCACAATCCAAGCTGCCCTTGCATGAAGGATGGTCGCTGTTCTAAGGGTTATCCAAAACAGCTCTGTGATGCAACTACCATAGATGATGATGGATATCCTATCTATCGTCGACGCAATGATGGTCGCTATGTGGTGAAGAATGGTGTTCCACTGGATAACCGGTGGGTAGTCCCTTATAATCCAGctcttctaaaaaaattccaggCACATATCAATGTCAAATGGTGCAATAAAACATACCTTGTCAAGTacctttttaaatatgtaaataaggGAGGTGATTCTGCTATGTTCACTTTTAGACAGAACACTTCAGAAGGGGCAGGGGCTCATAGTGCTAACAATGGAGGCATAGATGAGATTATGCAGTACATTAAATCCAGATATTTATCAACATGTGAATCATTCTGGAGATTATATGGTTTTGAGATCCATGGAAGGACTCCTTCTGTTGCGCGTCTCGTTGTGCACTTGCCGAACATGCAGTTCATGACATACCATGAAGAAGCAGACCTTGGAGAGGTTATGGAAGACCCTGATTCGTCTAGAACAATGCTTACTGAATGGTTTGTTGCCAACAAGCGGCACATATTTGCCAGGGGTCTCACCTACTGTTTATTCCCTTCCAAGTTTAGTTGTGACCCTAACAAGAAAGTTTGGACAAAGCGTAGAAGAGGAACCAAGATTGGGAGATTAAGGCACATCCATCCAAGTTCCGGGGAGCCGTTCTACCTTAGAATGCTGCTCATGCTTTGA
- the LOC102722064 gene encoding uncharacterized protein LOC102722064 isoform X6: MIQLFSGCALGLLPLPHHIFFWGSEGGSLASLGCCSLSYHMDPSRFTRICPQSRPYVDGSSSSVANGRPESTGGWSCTIDEPSSSNCSARGSAPTGSSSAIGDHFCPIVPACVARMNRKKRQTARRARLILRQGPVPHSLSMRATCFVPKEYMQVLKATYLDRFYYGGPDYECNHCAVLFWYQERVVSQSSHRAQRISYNLCCRAGKISLPAPKPFPPILQDLIRFDGTSRSNSFMQLIRQYNSLFAFTSLGANIDNNINTGNGPYVFRINGVVHHRIGSLIPAAGQRPEYAQLYIYDTSHELQNRLNIFDRTDNTGDVPDPAIVQELISMLDQCNPLVQQFRLARDRLLFPSAPEVAIKLIGSGHSQSDRYSLPTASELAALIIPGASCEASKFDVIVQKNSGQLCQLSPIHPALLSLQYPLLFPYGDVGFHIGIKHKEVDDQPPDARDEVSMLEYYRYHSHYRKGEPNPFTCCGQLSDQLAVNGFSCIETSRLTFHSLNQTKLRSETHQGIADAVGRGDSEGKDVGTKVILPSSFTGGRRYMVQNYHDSMAICRSYGPQICSTFTCNPKWPEIIEAIRFEPGQKPSDRSDMVTRVYHMKLDEYIASIKSGEAFGPIQAVVYTVEFQKRGLPHSHTLTWLTAQFEEPSLAFIDNLICAEIPDITTDMFGFGLVDEFMIHGSCGEHNPSCPCMKDGRCSKGYPKQLCDATTIDDDGYPIYRRRNDGRYVVKNGVPLDNRWVVPYNPALLKKFQAHINVKWCNKTYLVKYLFKYVNKGGDSAMFTFRQNTSEGAGAHSANNGGIDEIMQYIKSRYLSTCESFWRLYGFEIHGRTPSVARLVVHLPNMQFMTYHEEADLGEVMEDPDSSRTMLTEWFVANKRHIFARGLTYCLFPSKFSCDPNKKVWTKRRRGTKIGRLRHIHPSSGEPFYLRMLLML; this comes from the exons ATGATACAACTGTTTTCAG GTTGTGCGCTTGGATTGCTGCCTCTCCCGCATCACATTTTCTTTTGGGGGAGCGAGGGGGGCAGCCTTGCCTCCCTCGGCTGCTGCTCGCTGAG CTACCACATGGACCCATCCAGATTCACTCGCATCTGCCCGCAAAGCCGTCCATATG TAGATGGGTCCTCATCATCTGTTGCCAACGGGCGCCCAGAGTCGACAGGTGGTTGGTCCTGCACCATAG ATGAGCCATCATCCTCCAACTGTTCTGCTAGGGGCTCAGCTCCCACAGGTTCATCCTCCGCCATAG GAGATCATTTTTGCCCAATAGTACCAGCGTGTGTTGCTCGCATGAACCGGAAAAAAAGACAGACCGCTAGGAGAGCGCGCCTTATTTTGCGACAAG GACCTGTGCCGCATTCGCTCTCCATGAGGGCCACATGTTTCGTGCCAAAGGAATACATGCAAGTTCTTAAAG CTACGTACCTAGATCGTTTCTACTATGGTGGCCCTGACTATGAGTGCAATCATTGTGCTGTGTTATTTTGGTACCAAGAGAGAGTTGTTAGCCAGAGCTCGCACAGAGCTCAGAGGATTTCatacaatttgtgttgtcGTGCTGGGAAGATCTCCTTACCTGCACCTAAGCCTTTTCCTCCTATCCTACAAGACTTGATTCGTTTTGATGGCACTTCCCGTTCCAACTCTTTCATGCAGCTCATTAGGCAATATAATTCATTATTTGCATTCACATCACTTGGGGCTAACATTGACAACAACATAAACACTGGTAATGGGCCTTATGTTTTTCGTATCAATGGCGTTGTCCATCATAGAATAGGCTCTCTTATTCCTGCTGCTGGGCAGCGGCCGGAGTATGCCCAGCTATACATATATGACACCAGCCATGAGCTCCAGAATAGGCTTAATATTTTTGACCGCACAGATAATACTGGAGATGTCCCTGACCCTGCTATTGTACAGGAGCTTATCTCTATGCTTGACCAGTGCAATCCTCTTGTGCAACAGTTCCGCCTTGCTCGAGACAGATTGCTCTTTCCAAGTGCTCCTGAGGTTGCTATCAAGCTCATTGGTTCAGGACATTCTCAAAGTGACCGCTATAGTCTTCCAACCGCCTCTGAGTTGGCGGCACTGATCATACCTGGTGCATCTTGTGAGGCGTCAAAGTTTGACGTCATTGTGCAGAAAAATTCAGGTCAGTTATGTCAGTTGTCACCCATTCATCCAGCCCTTTTGTCACTGCAGTACCCACTTCTATTCCCGTATGGTGATGTGGGCTTCCATATTGGTATTAAGCATAAAGAGGTAGATGATCAGCCACCTGATGCTCGCGATGAAGTATCGATGCTTGAGTACTATCGATACCACTCCCACTACCGAAAGGGTGAGCCAAATCCATTCACCTGCTGTGGTCAGCTCTCTGATCAGCTCGCCGTGAATGGTTTCTCATGTATAGAAACATCTCGGCTCACATTCCATTCCCTGAACCAGACAAAGCTTCGCTCTGAGACACATCAAGGTATAGCTGATGCTGTTGGTAGGGGAGATAGTGAAGGCAAAGATGTCGGTACCAAGGTAATTCTGCCATCAAGTTTCACCGGGGGGAGGCGATACATGGTGCAGAACTACCATGATTCAATGGCCATCTGTCGTTCTTACGGTCCTCAGATATGCTCTACTTTCACCTGCAATCCTAAATGGCCAGAGATTATTGAAGCTATTCGTTTTGAGCCAGGCCAAAAACCAAGTGATAGAAGTGATATGGTAACACGTGTTTATCATATGAAGTTAGATGAGTACATTGCATCTATTAAGAGTGGGGAGGCCTTTGGTCCCATACAGGCTG TTGTATACACTGTTGAGTTCCAGAAAAGAGGGTTGCCGCATTCCCATACATTAACATGGCTCACGGCTCAATTTGAAGAACCTTCGCTTGCATTCATTGACAACTTGATATGTGCTGAGATACCGGATATAACAACCGACATGTTTGGGTTTGGTCTTGTTGATGAATTCATGATACATGGCTCATGTGGTGAGCACAATCCAAGCTGCCCTTGCATGAAGGATGGTCGCTGTTCTAAGGGTTATCCAAAACAGCTCTGTGATGCAACTACCATAGATGATGATGGATATCCTATCTATCGTCGACGCAATGATGGTCGCTATGTGGTGAAGAATGGTGTTCCACTGGATAACCGGTGGGTAGTCCCTTATAATCCAGctcttctaaaaaaattccaggCACATATCAATGTCAAATGGTGCAATAAAACATACCTTGTCAAGTacctttttaaatatgtaaataaggGAGGTGATTCTGCTATGTTCACTTTTAGACAGAACACTTCAGAAGGGGCAGGGGCTCATAGTGCTAACAATGGAGGCATAGATGAGATTATGCAGTACATTAAATCCAGATATTTATCAACATGTGAATCATTCTGGAGATTATATGGTTTTGAGATCCATGGAAGGACTCCTTCTGTTGCGCGTCTCGTTGTGCACTTGCCGAACATGCAGTTCATGACATACCATGAAGAAGCAGACCTTGGAGAGGTTATGGAAGACCCTGATTCGTCTAGAACAATGCTTACTGAATGGTTTGTTGCCAACAAGCGGCACATATTTGCCAGGGGTCTCACCTACTGTTTATTCCCTTCCAAGTTTAGTTGTGACCCTAACAAGAAAGTTTGGACAAAGCGTAGAAGAGGAACCAAGATTGGGAGATTAAGGCACATCCATCCAAGTTCCGGGGAGCCGTTCTACCTTAGAATGCTGCTCATGCTTTGA
- the LOC102722064 gene encoding uncharacterized protein LOC102722064 isoform X9, whose amino-acid sequence MPLSGGWQIIQIPPLARSVGHPTAVVAAASSPAPVGCLLLTVPPLPLLASLSPLPPLAILALKCVSSAHLRLATVGRDPVEGRLCWPDLLATTSLLADLVAWSRGRQLTQDAHGRCSWQEALPWWLPRPGEKDVGMDDDSFCLPPSTGCALGLLPLPHHIFFWGSEGGSLASLGCCSLSYHMDPSRFTRICPQSRPYVDGSSSSVANGRPESTGGWSCTIDEPSSSNCSARGSAPTGSSSAIGDHFCPIVPACVARMNRKKRQTARRARLILRQGPVPHSLSMRATCFVPKEYMQVLKDGLHYAKKCHRNHTVGRSECETLASRNSL is encoded by the exons ATGCCACTCTCGGGAGGATGGCAAATCATCCAAATTCCCCCTCTCGCTCGCTCCGTCGGCCATCcgaccgccgtcgtcgccgccgcctcctcgcctgcTCCGGTGGGTTGCCTGCTCCTCACAGTGCCGCCACTGCCCTTGCtcgcctcgctgtcgccgctaCCACCGCTCGCTATTCTTGCGCTCAAGTGCGTTTCGTCGGCGCACCTTCGCCTTGCCACCGTGGGGCGAGATCCGGTGGAGGGGAGACTGTGCTGGCCAGATTTGTTGGCCACCACCTCCCTGCTGGCAGATTTGGTTGCCTGGAGCCGAGGGCGACAGCTAACACAGGACGCTCATGGGCGGTGTTCGTGGCAGGAGGCACTTCCGTGGTGGCTGCCTCGACCCGGCGAGAAAGACGTCGGCATGGACGACGATAGCTTCTGCTTGCCTCCCTCGACAG GTTGTGCGCTTGGATTGCTGCCTCTCCCGCATCACATTTTCTTTTGGGGGAGCGAGGGGGGCAGCCTTGCCTCCCTCGGCTGCTGCTCGCTGAG CTACCACATGGACCCATCCAGATTCACTCGCATCTGCCCGCAAAGCCGTCCATATG TAGATGGGTCCTCATCATCTGTTGCCAACGGGCGCCCAGAGTCGACAGGTGGTTGGTCCTGCACCATAG ATGAGCCATCATCCTCCAACTGTTCTGCTAGGGGCTCAGCTCCCACAGGTTCATCCTCCGCCATAG GAGATCATTTTTGCCCAATAGTACCAGCGTGTGTTGCTCGCATGAACCGGAAAAAAAGACAGACCGCTAGGAGAGCGCGCCTTATTTTGCGACAAG GACCTGTGCCGCATTCGCTCTCCATGAGGGCCACATGTTTCGTGCCAAAGGAATACATGCAAGTTCTTAAAG ATGGATTACACTATGCTAAAAAATGTCATAGGAATCACACCGTTGGCAGATCCGAGTGCGAGACACTCGCTTCTCGGAATTCACTGTAG
- the LOC102722064 gene encoding uncharacterized protein LOC102722064 isoform X7: protein MDPSRFTRICPQSRPYVDGSSSSVANGRPESTGGWSCTIDEPSSSNCSARGSAPTGSSSAIGDHFCPIVPACVARMNRKKRQTARRARLILRQGPVPHSLSMRATCFVPKEYMQVLKATYLDRFYYGGPDYECNHCAVLFWYQERVVSQSSHRAQRISYNLCCRAGKISLPAPKPFPPILQDLIRFDGTSRSNSFMQLIRQYNSLFAFTSLGANIDNNINTGNGPYVFRINGVVHHRIGSLIPAAGQRPEYAQLYIYDTSHELQNRLNIFDRTDNTGDVPDPAIVQELISMLDQCNPLVQQFRLARDRLLFPSAPEVAIKLIGSGHSQSDRYSLPTASELAALIIPGASCEASKFDVIVQKNSGQLCQLSPIHPALLSLQYPLLFPYGDVGFHIGIKHKEVDDQPPDARDEVSMLEYYRYHSHYRKGEPNPFTCCGQLSDQLAVNGFSCIETSRLTFHSLNQTKLRSETHQGIADAVGRGDSEGKDVGTKVILPSSFTGGRRYMVQNYHDSMAICRSYGPQICSTFTCNPKWPEIIEAIRFEPGQKPSDRSDMVTRVYHMKLDEYIASIKSGEAFGPIQAVVYTVEFQKRGLPHSHTLTWLTAQFEEPSLAFIDNLICAEIPDITTDMFGFGLVDEFMIHGSCGEHNPSCPCMKDGRCSKGYPKQLCDATTIDDDGYPIYRRRNDGRYVVKNGVPLDNRWVVPYNPALLKKFQAHINVKWCNKTYLVKYLFKYVNKGGDSAMFTFRQNTSEGAGAHSANNGGIDEIMQYIKSRYLSTCESFWRLYGFEIHGRTPSVARLVVHLPNMQFMTYHEEADLGEVMEDPDSSRTMLTEWFVANKRHIFARGLTYCLFPSKFSCDPNKKVWTKRRRGTKIGRLRHIHPSSGEPFYLRMLLML from the exons ATGGACCCATCCAGATTCACTCGCATCTGCCCGCAAAGCCGTCCATATG TAGATGGGTCCTCATCATCTGTTGCCAACGGGCGCCCAGAGTCGACAGGTGGTTGGTCCTGCACCATAG ATGAGCCATCATCCTCCAACTGTTCTGCTAGGGGCTCAGCTCCCACAGGTTCATCCTCCGCCATAG GAGATCATTTTTGCCCAATAGTACCAGCGTGTGTTGCTCGCATGAACCGGAAAAAAAGACAGACCGCTAGGAGAGCGCGCCTTATTTTGCGACAAG GACCTGTGCCGCATTCGCTCTCCATGAGGGCCACATGTTTCGTGCCAAAGGAATACATGCAAGTTCTTAAAG CTACGTACCTAGATCGTTTCTACTATGGTGGCCCTGACTATGAGTGCAATCATTGTGCTGTGTTATTTTGGTACCAAGAGAGAGTTGTTAGCCAGAGCTCGCACAGAGCTCAGAGGATTTCatacaatttgtgttgtcGTGCTGGGAAGATCTCCTTACCTGCACCTAAGCCTTTTCCTCCTATCCTACAAGACTTGATTCGTTTTGATGGCACTTCCCGTTCCAACTCTTTCATGCAGCTCATTAGGCAATATAATTCATTATTTGCATTCACATCACTTGGGGCTAACATTGACAACAACATAAACACTGGTAATGGGCCTTATGTTTTTCGTATCAATGGCGTTGTCCATCATAGAATAGGCTCTCTTATTCCTGCTGCTGGGCAGCGGCCGGAGTATGCCCAGCTATACATATATGACACCAGCCATGAGCTCCAGAATAGGCTTAATATTTTTGACCGCACAGATAATACTGGAGATGTCCCTGACCCTGCTATTGTACAGGAGCTTATCTCTATGCTTGACCAGTGCAATCCTCTTGTGCAACAGTTCCGCCTTGCTCGAGACAGATTGCTCTTTCCAAGTGCTCCTGAGGTTGCTATCAAGCTCATTGGTTCAGGACATTCTCAAAGTGACCGCTATAGTCTTCCAACCGCCTCTGAGTTGGCGGCACTGATCATACCTGGTGCATCTTGTGAGGCGTCAAAGTTTGACGTCATTGTGCAGAAAAATTCAGGTCAGTTATGTCAGTTGTCACCCATTCATCCAGCCCTTTTGTCACTGCAGTACCCACTTCTATTCCCGTATGGTGATGTGGGCTTCCATATTGGTATTAAGCATAAAGAGGTAGATGATCAGCCACCTGATGCTCGCGATGAAGTATCGATGCTTGAGTACTATCGATACCACTCCCACTACCGAAAGGGTGAGCCAAATCCATTCACCTGCTGTGGTCAGCTCTCTGATCAGCTCGCCGTGAATGGTTTCTCATGTATAGAAACATCTCGGCTCACATTCCATTCCCTGAACCAGACAAAGCTTCGCTCTGAGACACATCAAGGTATAGCTGATGCTGTTGGTAGGGGAGATAGTGAAGGCAAAGATGTCGGTACCAAGGTAATTCTGCCATCAAGTTTCACCGGGGGGAGGCGATACATGGTGCAGAACTACCATGATTCAATGGCCATCTGTCGTTCTTACGGTCCTCAGATATGCTCTACTTTCACCTGCAATCCTAAATGGCCAGAGATTATTGAAGCTATTCGTTTTGAGCCAGGCCAAAAACCAAGTGATAGAAGTGATATGGTAACACGTGTTTATCATATGAAGTTAGATGAGTACATTGCATCTATTAAGAGTGGGGAGGCCTTTGGTCCCATACAGGCTG TTGTATACACTGTTGAGTTCCAGAAAAGAGGGTTGCCGCATTCCCATACATTAACATGGCTCACGGCTCAATTTGAAGAACCTTCGCTTGCATTCATTGACAACTTGATATGTGCTGAGATACCGGATATAACAACCGACATGTTTGGGTTTGGTCTTGTTGATGAATTCATGATACATGGCTCATGTGGTGAGCACAATCCAAGCTGCCCTTGCATGAAGGATGGTCGCTGTTCTAAGGGTTATCCAAAACAGCTCTGTGATGCAACTACCATAGATGATGATGGATATCCTATCTATCGTCGACGCAATGATGGTCGCTATGTGGTGAAGAATGGTGTTCCACTGGATAACCGGTGGGTAGTCCCTTATAATCCAGctcttctaaaaaaattccaggCACATATCAATGTCAAATGGTGCAATAAAACATACCTTGTCAAGTacctttttaaatatgtaaataaggGAGGTGATTCTGCTATGTTCACTTTTAGACAGAACACTTCAGAAGGGGCAGGGGCTCATAGTGCTAACAATGGAGGCATAGATGAGATTATGCAGTACATTAAATCCAGATATTTATCAACATGTGAATCATTCTGGAGATTATATGGTTTTGAGATCCATGGAAGGACTCCTTCTGTTGCGCGTCTCGTTGTGCACTTGCCGAACATGCAGTTCATGACATACCATGAAGAAGCAGACCTTGGAGAGGTTATGGAAGACCCTGATTCGTCTAGAACAATGCTTACTGAATGGTTTGTTGCCAACAAGCGGCACATATTTGCCAGGGGTCTCACCTACTGTTTATTCCCTTCCAAGTTTAGTTGTGACCCTAACAAGAAAGTTTGGACAAAGCGTAGAAGAGGAACCAAGATTGGGAGATTAAGGCACATCCATCCAAGTTCCGGGGAGCCGTTCTACCTTAGAATGCTGCTCATGCTTTGA
- the LOC102722064 gene encoding uncharacterized protein LOC102722064 isoform X11, which produces MPLSGGWQIIQIPPLARSVGHPTAVVAAASSPAPVGCLLLTVPPLPLLASLSPLPPLAILALKCVSSAHLRLATVGRDPVEGRLCWPDLLATTSLLADLVAWSRGRQLTQDAHGRCSWQEALPWWLPRPGEKDVGMDDDSFCLPPSTGCALGLLPLPHHIFFWGSEGGSLASLGCCSLSYHMDPSRFTRICPQSRPYVDGSSSSVANGRPESTGGWSCTIDEPSSSNCSARGSAPTGSSSAIGDHFCPIVPACVARMNRKKRQTARRARLILRQGPVPHSLSMRATCFVPKEYMQVLKGNTRWITLC; this is translated from the exons ATGCCACTCTCGGGAGGATGGCAAATCATCCAAATTCCCCCTCTCGCTCGCTCCGTCGGCCATCcgaccgccgtcgtcgccgccgcctcctcgcctgcTCCGGTGGGTTGCCTGCTCCTCACAGTGCCGCCACTGCCCTTGCtcgcctcgctgtcgccgctaCCACCGCTCGCTATTCTTGCGCTCAAGTGCGTTTCGTCGGCGCACCTTCGCCTTGCCACCGTGGGGCGAGATCCGGTGGAGGGGAGACTGTGCTGGCCAGATTTGTTGGCCACCACCTCCCTGCTGGCAGATTTGGTTGCCTGGAGCCGAGGGCGACAGCTAACACAGGACGCTCATGGGCGGTGTTCGTGGCAGGAGGCACTTCCGTGGTGGCTGCCTCGACCCGGCGAGAAAGACGTCGGCATGGACGACGATAGCTTCTGCTTGCCTCCCTCGACAG GTTGTGCGCTTGGATTGCTGCCTCTCCCGCATCACATTTTCTTTTGGGGGAGCGAGGGGGGCAGCCTTGCCTCCCTCGGCTGCTGCTCGCTGAG CTACCACATGGACCCATCCAGATTCACTCGCATCTGCCCGCAAAGCCGTCCATATG TAGATGGGTCCTCATCATCTGTTGCCAACGGGCGCCCAGAGTCGACAGGTGGTTGGTCCTGCACCATAG ATGAGCCATCATCCTCCAACTGTTCTGCTAGGGGCTCAGCTCCCACAGGTTCATCCTCCGCCATAG GAGATCATTTTTGCCCAATAGTACCAGCGTGTGTTGCTCGCATGAACCGGAAAAAAAGACAGACCGCTAGGAGAGCGCGCCTTATTTTGCGACAAG GACCTGTGCCGCATTCGCTCTCCATGAGGGCCACATGTTTCGTGCCAAAGGAATACATGCAAGTTCTTAAAGGTAATACCCG ATGGATTACACTATGCTAA